A single region of the Rhinoraja longicauda isolate Sanriku21f chromosome 12, sRhiLon1.1, whole genome shotgun sequence genome encodes:
- the LOC144598457 gene encoding C2 domain-containing protein 2-like, with product MSEDCVLYTAADGVKGSHIMFDWNRQWQKAWLCALNKAALRNQRTVDHLEGVEGKSPRFFLPALLSCVPSLCRLPPLPLRFPVFGESAGAGASLFRFRGGRARPYCMAMARRFNDNLLSHISSTNWCQSSIPGGIFISDPGEHQLTASQLPVGWIMDNDPCRHSLAWDLSHLLLANVDGIALCSMTMVICYSEKSFVLGCHVTGECAQFSIAVTRESPVAVAMESFNVHVSPLHVELKIDIEDSDVVKVTWSLQNCRSLNLKVTPKVKKEVAEGDADLETVHRLLQDMLTSACPVVLLTMKPAPLMNCDNVPVSQNFPNAELSSQIFSPPKPPRAHERKLQVKIIKVEELAAPNNAESIHPYCVVQLDNPVQKFSGSVMSSISIPQWDQQFVFELSAKSKKLHMQILEDGRPSEILGEVTVPIDLFKKQPSGVQSFRLVNTRNGNSSGTITVKFCYVEPYDIKSRQSPKLLPAKKVEKNRTVMPCGTVVTMVTAVKTKPRTDGKPCELLADAPMTSSTDVKDADEESLALGNTEQGARVSKLLSSSDTELLHLSGTDPVAEAAIRQLTESAKHKLKSPIRKSTIVISGVTKAPLGADDEMTLLANYAAAMDASLGQEPQLHPSSNGNPELSSEKTLIPSLPEGAICAAEETSSSSSAILADGQFNQWNTGFQEDLDFERKSNSSFGGSEAGTMQKSRGGFMRSSAKFFFRRRHHQKEPGMSQSHNDLVYLEHPTPLEKERKSARKQFKRLFPKSKSKVKVNGTAAN from the exons CGCACAGTTGACCACCTTGAGGGCGTGGAAGGCAAGAGCCCCCGATTCTTCTTACCGGCCCTCTTGTCTTGCGTCCCCAGCCTTTGCCGACTCCCTCCACTTCCTCTCCGGTTCCCGGTCTTTGGGGAAAGTGCAGGGGCCGGTGCCTCCCTCTTCCGGTTCCGTGGTGGGCGAGCCAGGCCGTATTGTATGGCCATGGCTCGCCGATTCAACGATAACCTATTGAGCCATATTTCCAGTACCAACTGGTGCCAGTCCTCAATTCCCGGAGGTATTTTCATCAGTGATCCAGGTGAACATCAATTGACTGCATCGCAGCTGCCAGTCGGATGGATAATGGATAACGATCCTTGTCGTCACAGCTTGGCCTGGGATCTTTCTCACTTGCTTCTTGCTAACGTCGATGGAATTGCTCTCTGCTCCATGACCATGGTCATTTGTTACAGTGAGAAAAGCTTT GTCCTCGGGTGCCACGTGACTGGCGAATGCGCCCAGTTTTCTATCGCAGTGACGCGGGAGTCGCCCGTTGCTGTGGCAATGGAATCCTTTAACGTCCACGTGTCTCCACTTCACGTCGAG CTGAAGATTGACATTGAAGACTCTGATGTTGTAAAAGTCACATGGAGTCTTCAGAATTGTCGAAGCTTAAATTTGAAGGTGACACCAAAAGTCAAAAAGGAG GTAGCAGAGGGGGATGCTGACCTGGAGACTGTTCACAGATTGTTACAAGACATGTTAACCTCTGCCTGTCCAGTGGTCTTACTGACCATGAAGCCTGCACCTCTAATGAATTGTGAT AATGTTCCGGTCTCCCAGAATTTTCCCAATGCAGAGTTATCGTCGCAGATCTTCTCGCCTCCAAAACCACCGCGAGCTCATGAACGGAAGCTTCAGGTGAAGATCATCAAAGTGGAGGAGCTGGCAGCTCCCAATAATGCTG AAAGTATCCACCCATATTGTGTTGTGCAGTTGGACAACCCAGTGCAGAAGTTCTCTGGTTCAGTGATGAGCAGCATCTCCATTCCCCAGTGGGACCAGCAGTTTGTATT TGAGCTGAGTGCCAAGTCAAAGAAACTTCACATGCAGATTTTGGAGGATGGAAGACCCTCGGAGA TACTTGGTGAGGTGACTGTGCCAATAGATCTATTCAAGAAGCAGCCGAGTGGGGTACAAAGCTTTCGCCTGGTAAACACACGGAATGGGAATAGTTCGGGAACCATCACAGTCAAG TTCTGTTATGTGGAACCGTACGACATTAAATCTCGACAGTCCCCCAAGCTGCTTCCAGCGAAGAAAGTAGAAAAGAATCGGACAGTCATGCCTTGTGGCACGGTGGTTACCATGGTAACTGCTGTGAAGACCAAGCCTCGAACAGATGGGAAGCCTTGTGAATTGCTTGCAG ACGCCCCCATGACGTCCTCTACAGATGTGAAAGATGCGGACGAGGAATCCTTGGCACTGGGCAACACTGAGCAGGGAGCTCGTGTTAGTAAACTCTTGTCATCATCTGATACAG AGCTCCTGCACTTGAGTGGCACAGACCCAGTGGCTGAAGCAGCGATCCGGCAACTCACTGAGTCTGCCAAGCAcaaattgaaatcccccatcaggAAAAGTACCATCGTCATTTCGGGTGTAACGAAG GCTCCCTTGGGTGCGGATGATGAGATGACACTGTTAGCCAACTATGCAGCTGCAATGGACGCGTCTTTGGGGCAGGAACCTCAGCTCCACCCTTCCTCCAACGGCAACCCTGAGCTCTCTTCTGAAAAAACACTAATTCCGAGCCTACCCGAGGGTGCGATTTGTGCCGCTGAAGAAACTTCATCCTCGTCTTCAGCAATACTAGCTGATGGGCAATTCAACCAATGGAACACTGGATTCCAGGAAGACCTGGATTTTGAACGGAAATCGAATAGTTCCTTTGGCGGCTCAGAAGCGGGAACGATGCAAAAATCCAGAG GCGGATTTATGCGGAGCAGTGCAAAGTTCTTTTTCCGACGCAGGCACCATCAGAAGGAACCCGGGATGAGCCAGTCGCACAACGACCTGGTTTATCTGGAGCATCCCACGCCTCTGGAGAAGGAGAGGAAGTCGGCCAGGAAGCAATTTAAAAGACTTTTCCCAAAATCTAAAAGTAAAGTGAAAGTGAATGGCACTGCAGCAAACTGa